A single Anopheles maculipalpis chromosome 3RL, idAnoMacuDA_375_x, whole genome shotgun sequence DNA region contains:
- the LOC126561570 gene encoding protein PTHB1 — protein MSLFTVRNWWKTQCPTIEPAYDSFSLHCARLCIEEGEKDSLVVGSHSGQLCIYRPSGGTASLPDLDAEDAVEEQQKQGSTISEPFENVFQHADVILEVQLALPVLGISSGKFTTTNKTDPRLQLAVLHPTKLCIFQIVTVDGLADHGDHTRLVTLYDHPLSKPAFSMCHGPFGEVKGRDFLCVQHLDGSLRFFEQDGISYERTLGTDRHIPAPMHYLPRVDCFVTVAPSWVLECYRYQDVAEALESLRRHDPIWSLCVGEYALDLQVHQISNTESVIVMLGENNLLCVSDTGKVRFIKKLDYSPICFHSFVTGWYWEPGARLMLAVVSESGSLLLYESDQIIWSAQLGDVPVAISRANVTGLPGALVTLGATGALTIGYLGSDPQLFRVPALNLAPFEIARCQKELLELEREIRTGVDPSDASIANAAAERDVKLYLNTGEETVACTHATNIPPGVVIEMCQLSMTVQVEPKLEVLQLTVTTDQAIGCSKDAFLFRDVEARSTERFDVWLYPKEAIVPATRTVTVYCSYTNKQGITRVVQKAILLPLKLLLKPCQASKEAQHKLTLSVVTAQQNHLGQLFPEFSSDGSSASAIGVQPIGGGDGRKVTIVAAKNTNRFRIQSDDLGMIALVLECLIERLQGREIVGQPAELDGVSRRESSKVLVTINGIPSISGLMRALQMHCELRKAVKQLETELEVTTGQMRLFERRFVVKLQERSLRALDGILMLLKRNHSSVAKVCQQLKLMRQRMKLAQIELAAILRLFHLCYTHTANAPSTKHFDHLTGLLMHSVIDSTEQSYEEMLLPVVRFLDQTGPLKNTSEQQDTFDEAFFYNAKQNERADVDVTIHSELLQNQLQRFLGRVNDRFGSTVKPSGSGSGRNSVDFEDQPLPEAHNEDAEDEEEEANRIDGSEFAKLGSTASEWVNYEKMSDLPL, from the exons ATGTCGCTGTTCACGGTACGGAATTGGTGGAAAACGCAATGTCCTACCATTGAACCAGCGTACGATTCCTTCTCGTTGCATTGTGCCCGGTTGTGCATCGAGGAGGGCGAGAAGGATAGCCTAGTGGTTGGATCCCATTCCGGACAGCTATGCATCTACCGTCCGTCCGGAGGGACTGCAAGTCTGCCCGACCTTGATGCAGAGGACGCGGTTGAAGAGCAGCAGAAGCAAGGCTCTACCATCAGCGAACCGTTTGAGAATGTGTTTCAACATGCGGATGTGATTCTGGAGGTGCAGCTAGCGTTACCGGTGCTGGGTATTAGCAGTGGAAAGTTTACTAC GACAAACAAAACCGATCCCCGTCTTCAGCTGGCCGTGCTACATCCAACGAAACTTTGCATCTTTCAAATAGTAACAGTAGACGGGCTAGCGGATCATGGAGACCATACGCGGCTCGTCACCCTCTATGACCATCCGCTCTCCAAACCAGCCTTCTCCATGTGCCACGGCCCGTTCGGTGAGGTAAAAGGGCGGGATTTCCTGTGCGTGCAGCATTTGGACGGTTCATTGCGATTCTTCGAGCAGGATGGTATCAGCTACGAACGTACGCTGGGCACCGATCGGCACATTCCTGCGCCGATGCACTATCTGCCACGGGTCGATTGTTTCGTCACGGTTGCACCGAGCTGGGTGTTGGAATGCTACCGCTATCAGGATGTTGCCGAAGCGCTGGAATCTTTACGCCGGCACGATCCGATCTGGTCGCTGTGTGTTGGAGAGTATGCGCTCGATCTGCAGGTGCATCAAATTTCCAA CACGGAATCTGTCATAGTGATGTTGGGCGAAAATAATTTGCTGTGCGTGTCGGACACCGGTAAGGTACGTTTTATTAAAAAGCTGGACTACTCGCCGATCTGTTTCCATTCGTTCGTTACCGGATGGTACTGGG AGCCCGGAGCCAGATTGATGCTTGCGGTTGTATCTGAAAGTGGTTCCTTGCTGCTGTACGAAAGTGATCAAATTATCTGGTCTGCTCAGCTCGGCGACGTTCCAGTGGCAATTAGTCGTGCCAATGTAACCGGACTCCCAGGTGCTCTAGTAACGTTAGGCGCTACAGGCGCTCTCACGATCGGATATCTCGGTTCCGATCCGCAATTATTCCGTGTGCCAGCTCTCAACCTAGCACCATTTGAAATCGCTCGCTGTCAGAAGGAACTGCTAGAATTGGAACGAGAAATTCGCACCGGAGTAGATCCGAGCGACGCAAGCATTGCAAACGCGGCCGCTGAAAGGGACGTCAAGCTGTACCTCAACACTGGTGAGGAAACGGTTGCCTGCACCCATGCGACAAACATTCCGCCGGGAGTGGTAATTGAAATGTGCCAACTAAGTATGACGGTACAGGTGGAACCGAAGCTCGAAGTCTTGCAGCTTACCGTCACCACCGACCAAGCGATCGGATGCTCTAAGGatgcatttctttttcgtgATGTAGAAGCACGAAGTACGGAACGGTTTGACGTGTGGCTGTATCCGAAAGAAGCCATCGTACCAGCTACGCGCACCGTAACCGTGTACTGTTCCTACACCAACAAACAGGGCATTACAAGGGTGGTACAGAAAGCGATTCTACTCCCGCTGAAGCTATTGCTCAAACCGTGTCAAGCATCGAAGGAAGCCCAACACAAACTAACCCTGTCAGTCGTTACGGCGCAACAGAACCATTTGGGACAACTATTTCCCGAATTTTCCTCCGATGGCAGCAGTGCCAGCGCAATCGGTGTACAACCAATTGGCGGTGGAGATGGACGTAAAGTTACGATAGTGGCGGCCAAAAACACAAATCGTTTTCGTATTCAATCGGATGATCTTGGTATGATTGCTCTTGTATTGGAATGTCTCATAGAACGGCTACAGGGACGGGAAATCGTTGGACAACCAGCTGAATTGGATGGAGTGTCCCGTAGGGAATCCTCCAAGGTTCTGGTAACCATCAACGGAATTCCTTCGATCAGTGGACTAATGAGAGCTTTACAAATGCATTGTGAATTACGAAAAGCTGTTAAGCAACTAGAG ACCGAACTTGAGGTTACCACTGGCCAGATGCGCTTGTTCGAGCGTCGGTTCGTCGTCAAGCTGCAGGAGCGTTCCTTGCGTGCCCTCGATGGAATATTGATGCTTCTCAAACGCAACCACAGCTCGGTAGCTAAGGTTTGTCAACAATTAAAACTCATGCGTCAAAGGATGAAGCT AGCTCAGATTGAGCTGGCAGCCATTTTGCGCCTATTTCACCTCTGCTACACGCATACGGCCAACGCACCCAGTACGAAACATTTCGATCATCTCACAGGACTCTTGATGCACTCCGTAATCGATAGCACGGAACAAAGCTACGAGGAGATGCTACTTCCCGTTGTACGGTTTTTGGATCAAACGGGTCCGCTGAAAAACACCAGCGAACAGCAGGACACATTCGATGAAGCTTTCTTTTACAAcgccaaacaaaacgaacgagcCGATGTGGATGTTACCATCCACAGTGAATTGTTGCAGAACCAGCTGCAGCGTTTTCTCGGGCGAGTAAATGATCGTTTCGGTAGCACAGTCAAGCCATCCGGTAGTGGTAGTGGACGGAACAGTGTTGACTTTGAGGATCAACCACTACCGGAAGCTCATAATGAAGACGCAGAggatgaagaggaagaagcTAATCGGATCGATGGATCGGAATTTGCAAAACTCGGTTCTACCGCTAGCGAATGGGTTAATTACGAGAAGATGTCCGATCTACCGTTGTAA
- the LOC126561017 gene encoding odorant receptor 4-like → KPFACDKPSKQHCQMRLTFEETLKNTNIMLLMMGIPPCEEPYPDGVLAAIRRNVAFIASFLLLAYTTFGELIYLLQMFEREVNFLEVTFQAPCIGYCIIGVLKMIILAGRRNTIAELIAMFRTKWKQAIIHGKHWKVCEDTMKPAIRVTSVTAMVNVVMGISFTVLPIAEMMYHHHYTGSWNRQLAFNIWWPFDVLSGAKYFWFIYPLYVVIGFTGIIIHMAFDCLFCILAAHLCMHFRILQYNLAHAVVEEEELQEVINCSISRLQRAVASHQDLIECSVFMQNVFGNALFINFLGSSIIICIQAFMITTVSGYTLVKFILFILCFLIELLMLCAYGEDIVQSSEAITNAAYGCQWYEESKPFHQTVLQIIHRSQQPVLLTAWKIWPIQMSTFSRILQASWSYFTLLKTVYGNS, encoded by the exons AAACCATTCGCGTGTGATAAACCATCGAAACAACATTGCCAGATGCGCCTGACCTTTGAGGAAACGCTCAAAAACACCAACAttatgctgctgatgatgggcATTCCGCCCTGTGAGGAACCGTATCCGGACGGTGTGTTGGCTGCGATACGGCGAAATGTGGCATTTATTGCTTCCTTTCTATTGCTGGCCTACACGACGTTTGGTGAACTGATCTACCTGCTGCAGATGTTCGAACGAGAGGTGAATTTTCTTGAGGTGACATTTCAAGCGCCATGCATTGGATACTGCATCATCGGTGTACTGAAGATGATAATACTGGCCGGGAGACGAAACACCATTGCTGAGCTGATAGCAATGTTTCGCACCAAGTGGAAGCAAGCG atCATTCATGGCAAGCACTGGAAGGTGTGCGAGGACACAATGAAACCAGCCATCAGAGTCACGTCCGTAACGGCAATGGTAAACGTGGTGATGGGAATATCCTTCACCGTGCTACCGATAGCGGAAATGATGTACCACCATCACTACACCGGTAGCTGGAACCGACAGCTAGCCTTCAACATCTGGTGGCCATTCGATGTGCTGTCGGGGGCCAAGTACTTCTGGTTCATCTATCCACTGTACGTGGTGATTGGATTTACGGGCATAATTATTCATATG GCATTCGATTGTCTGTTCTGCATACTGGCCGCCCATTTGTGTATGCATTTTCGCATCCTGCAGTACAATCTCGCCCATGCAGTGGTGGAAGAAGAAGAGCTGCAAGAGGTCATTAATTGCAGTATTTCTCGTCTGCAGAGGGCGGTTGCTAGTCATCAGGATTTGATTGA GTGTAGCGTATTCATGCAGAACGTGTTTGGTAATGCGTTGTTTATCAACTTCTTGGGTAGCTCCATCATTATCTGCATCCAGGCGTTTATGATCACG acTGTTAGTGGCTATACCCTTGTTAAGTTTATACTGTTTATATTATGCTTTTTGATCGAGCTACTGATGCTGTGTGCTTACGGTGAAGACATTGTGCAATCG AGTGAAGCAATAACAAACGCAGCTTACGGTTGTCAATGGTACGAGGAGTCAAAACCATTTCACCAAACTGTGCTACAAATCATACACCGAAGCCAACAACCCGTTCTGTTGACTGCCTGGAAAATCTGGCCAATTCAAATGAGTACTTTTAGTAGG aTTTTGCAGGCTTCCTGGTCTTATTTTACTCTGCTGAAGACGGTTTACGGGAACAGTTAA